From Candidatus Latescibacterota bacterium, the proteins below share one genomic window:
- a CDS encoding OprO/OprP family phosphate-selective porin — MRNLMFMLLVVMLALPMSLQAQGCLSGGSEEGVNIVGFIQPQINFSPRPDADDRELTFSFNRARIGAVGNVPYDISYYFMMEFGPMKEESPYLLDAFITYTRFGEKAKISFGQFKQPFGLERNTSCSALNTVERSMVTDNLAMDRDMGVMLLGTLGGKFNYSVAVMNGVGLNQEDGNKGKDFVGRATYSPCSRVTVGTGFKFGNAESNDKDAVDPDDDKFTRFGLDFTAEYKDFMLQGEYIYGKDEGSSTTGGGCGEVATTVLGSFEKQGFHLTAMYNTKWNLQPVIKYELYDPDKEFEEDIMHIHTIGFNYFINEWTRIQVNYQRAIEEKVPADDNDALFIQMQVKFM; from the coding sequence ATGCGTAATCTGATGTTCATGTTGCTGGTAGTCATGCTGGCTCTTCCTATGTCCCTGCAGGCGCAGGGATGCCTTTCGGGCGGATCGGAAGAGGGCGTAAATATCGTAGGATTCATCCAGCCTCAGATCAATTTCTCTCCGCGCCCCGATGCGGATGACAGAGAACTGACCTTCAGTTTCAACAGGGCCAGGATCGGCGCTGTCGGAAACGTTCCTTACGACATCAGTTATTATTTCATGATGGAATTTGGTCCTATGAAGGAGGAATCTCCCTATCTTCTGGACGCGTTTATCACATATACGCGTTTCGGAGAAAAGGCAAAGATCTCCTTCGGTCAGTTCAAGCAGCCGTTCGGTCTGGAGAGAAACACATCCTGCTCCGCGCTGAACACCGTTGAAAGATCGATGGTTACCGATAACCTCGCGATGGACAGAGATATGGGTGTAATGCTTCTTGGTACGCTGGGTGGCAAGTTCAACTATAGCGTTGCAGTGATGAACGGTGTCGGGCTGAATCAAGAAGACGGGAACAAGGGTAAGGATTTTGTAGGGCGCGCGACCTATTCGCCATGCAGCAGGGTCACAGTCGGAACCGGATTCAAATTCGGTAACGCCGAGTCAAACGATAAGGATGCTGTGGATCCTGACGACGACAAGTTTACCCGTTTCGGCCTGGACTTCACCGCTGAGTACAAGGACTTTATGCTCCAGGGCGAATATATCTATGGTAAGGATGAAGGCTCCTCCACGACCGGAGGAGGATGTGGGGAGGTTGCCACGACCGTACTCGGATCGTTCGAGAAACAGGGTTTTCACCTTACTGCCATGTACAACACCAAGTGGAACTTGCAGCCCGTTATCAAGTATGAGCTCTACGATCCGGACAAGGAATTCGAAGAGGATATAATGCATATCCACACAATCGGTTTTAACTACTTCATCAACGAATGGACGAGGATCCAGGTCAATTATCAGCGTGCTATCGAGGAGAAGGTACCCGCTGACGATAACGACGCCCTCTTTATCCAGATGCAGGTGAAGTTCATGTAA
- a CDS encoding sulfurtransferase: MKRNLTIIAAVVLAILFSQGINAQVISVKELADLMDGGDLVIVSARKATDYAKVHLPGAINIWHQDLYQDGEIKAICKNSDEIAAYLGARGISADKTVVIYDSGKSRFAGRLYWILKCAGCKDVRILDGHMKMWRKGRKKVTKQATEIAAVEFNGTADMSICIPMAEVKTSLGKEGVMLVDVRDPEEYAGEKGITERKGHLPGAVRFDFNSILNADGTVKSKDELAALFTAAGIVSGNQNILYCDTSIRAGMIYMVLNAILEYPNVRVYDGAMSEWAADPANPLDKG, translated from the coding sequence ATGAAAAGGAACCTGACGATCATAGCGGCGGTAGTCCTGGCGATACTGTTTTCCCAGGGGATCAACGCGCAGGTCATATCTGTAAAAGAGCTGGCCGACCTGATGGACGGTGGAGATCTAGTCATAGTCTCTGCGAGAAAAGCAACGGACTACGCGAAAGTCCACCTGCCTGGCGCGATCAATATCTGGCACCAGGACCTCTATCAGGATGGAGAAATCAAGGCTATCTGCAAGAATTCTGATGAGATAGCCGCATATCTCGGTGCCAGGGGAATAAGTGCCGACAAGACGGTCGTCATCTATGACAGCGGCAAGAGCAGATTTGCGGGAAGACTCTACTGGATCCTGAAATGTGCCGGCTGTAAGGACGTCAGGATCCTTGACGGACATATGAAGATGTGGAGGAAGGGTCGCAAGAAAGTGACGAAGCAGGCTACCGAGATCGCTGCGGTCGAATTCAATGGAACAGCAGACATGTCGATCTGTATTCCCATGGCCGAGGTAAAGACTTCCCTGGGCAAAGAGGGCGTAATGCTCGTAGATGTCAGGGATCCCGAAGAATATGCCGGCGAGAAGGGCATTACCGAGCGGAAGGGTCATCTTCCCGGAGCGGTCCGGTTCGATTTCAACAGTATCCTCAATGCTGATGGAACGGTAAAGAGCAAGGACGAGCTTGCGGCGCTGTTTACGGCGGCTGGAATCGTATCTGGCAATCAGAACATCCTCTACTGTGACACAAGCATAAGAGCAGGAATGATCTACATGGTCCTTAACGCTATTCTGGAATATCCGAATGTGAGGGTATATGACGGCGCCATGTCTGAATGGGCAGCCGACCCGGCAAATCCTCTCGATAAGGGTTAA
- a CDS encoding DsrE/DsrF/DrsH-like family protein gives MSKMAMTINGAKADNIFPAITLAVSAAATGDEVIIYFTPGGAPILVKGAMEKLNEETANMPDLMEMMEGLKMLGARLLMCELALEANGIKEEDLMEEVEVVGATTFVGAADGAGLTFSF, from the coding sequence ATGAGCAAGATGGCAATGACCATAAACGGCGCGAAAGCTGACAACATTTTCCCGGCGATAACGCTGGCGGTGTCCGCGGCAGCTACCGGCGACGAAGTGATCATCTACTTCACCCCCGGCGGAGCCCCGATCCTTGTCAAAGGCGCGATGGAAAAGCTGAACGAAGAGACGGCGAACATGCCGGATCTCATGGAGATGATGGAAGGGCTGAAAATGCTGGGCGCGCGACTTCTGATGTGTGAGCTGGCGTTGGAGGCAAACGGCATCAAAGAAGAAGATCTTATGGAGGAAGTAGAAGTAGTCGGCGCAACTACATTTGTCGGAGCGGCAGATGGCGCCGGACTTACATTCTCGTTCTAG
- a CDS encoding sulfurtransferase TusA family protein, protein MAVVQLDAMGLKCPQPILKVMALIPTLTGGEILEVTADCPSFPTDIKAWAEKTGKPLLMCSSDGTGKHTAQIQL, encoded by the coding sequence ATGGCTGTAGTACAGCTGGACGCGATGGGGTTGAAGTGCCCCCAGCCGATACTCAAGGTAATGGCTTTGATCCCGACGCTGACCGGAGGCGAGATCCTTGAAGTAACAGCGGATTGCCCTTCGTTTCCTACGGATATCAAGGCATGGGCCGAGAAGACAGGCAAGCCCCTTCTCATGTGTTCGAGCGACGGTACTGGCAAGCATACGGCTCAGATACAGCTTTAG
- a CDS encoding hydrogenase iron-sulfur subunit: MENQELDQFKPKIVGFLCNWCTYAAADLAGSSKMEIDPALTVIRVMCSSRVDHNLVLTTFFSGADGVLIAGCHPGDCHYGAGNYYARRRYALLKKVMESLGLESERLKLSWISAAEGNRYAEVVNGFSDKIRQLGPNPINKMSGL; encoded by the coding sequence ATGGAAAATCAGGAACTGGATCAATTTAAACCAAAAATAGTCGGATTTCTGTGCAACTGGTGCACATACGCGGCAGCTGATCTCGCGGGTTCGTCGAAGATGGAGATCGATCCGGCACTCACCGTAATCAGGGTGATGTGTTCGAGCAGGGTCGACCATAATCTCGTTTTGACGACTTTTTTCAGCGGCGCAGACGGCGTGTTGATCGCAGGATGTCATCCGGGCGATTGCCACTATGGAGCTGGCAACTATTACGCGAGGCGCCGGTACGCTCTTCTGAAAAAAGTGATGGAGTCTCTTGGCCTCGAATCCGAAAGGCTGAAATTGTCATGGATCTCCGCCGCCGAGGGCAACCGCTACGCTGAAGTCGTAAACGGTTTTTCAGATAAGATCAGGCAATTGGGACCCAACCCGATCAATAAGATGTCAGGCTTATAG
- a CDS encoding FAD-dependent oxidoreductase gives MSHSENVLIIGAGLAGMTAALELAHAGKKVHIVERLPLIGGKVIKDEESFPNLECSTCMVAPVQQDVLQNPNIVTMTFSNVEKIEGEAGTFHVTIKKNARYVSMTDCIGCGMCYEPCPVTQKNEWEENLGDIKAIYVPCAGALPNVPVIDAQICLKLTGKEECSACADSCMFGAIKLDDTDEIVELDVGAIVVATGAGNYDATTLPQLGYGKLPGVYTPFEFERLFASNGPTLGELTLRDSEKNPEKVVIVHCVGREEVGYCSSVCCMYSMKFAHFIKKKLPDAEIFNIYSDVCVPDKNYQKFFRKVEGADTKMIFSPAIDSVKVSGNGSGMKVSYSSGDGSDESLDADMVILATAVVPDPEAGTLAEMVGLELDQHGFMAVKDDVAGSVETSREGLFVAGTAEGPKDVQTAVIQAEAVVGRVMSYLGKVTG, from the coding sequence ATGAGTCATTCAGAAAACGTTCTGATAATCGGAGCCGGCCTGGCCGGGATGACAGCGGCCCTTGAACTGGCACATGCCGGCAAGAAGGTCCACATTGTCGAACGGCTGCCCCTGATCGGGGGCAAGGTCATCAAGGACGAGGAGAGTTTTCCCAATCTCGAATGTTCCACCTGTATGGTGGCGCCCGTGCAGCAGGACGTGCTGCAGAATCCTAATATCGTGACCATGACTTTTAGTAATGTGGAAAAAATAGAGGGCGAAGCAGGTACTTTCCACGTCACAATAAAGAAGAACGCCCGTTATGTCAGTATGACCGATTGTATAGGGTGCGGGATGTGTTACGAGCCTTGTCCCGTAACGCAGAAGAACGAATGGGAAGAAAATCTCGGTGATATAAAAGCTATTTACGTTCCCTGCGCGGGTGCGCTTCCCAATGTGCCGGTCATAGATGCTCAGATCTGCCTCAAGCTCACGGGGAAAGAAGAGTGCAGTGCCTGCGCCGATTCATGCATGTTCGGAGCGATAAAGCTTGATGATACAGATGAGATTGTGGAGCTTGACGTGGGAGCGATCGTCGTCGCGACCGGAGCCGGGAACTATGATGCCACTACCCTGCCTCAGCTCGGATACGGAAAACTTCCCGGAGTATATACGCCTTTCGAATTTGAGAGGCTTTTCGCGTCGAACGGCCCGACCCTGGGAGAATTGACCCTCCGTGACTCTGAAAAGAATCCTGAAAAAGTAGTCATCGTACATTGTGTCGGGCGCGAGGAAGTGGGCTATTGTTCCAGCGTCTGTTGCATGTATTCGATGAAATTTGCTCATTTCATAAAAAAGAAACTGCCCGACGCGGAGATATTCAATATCTATTCAGATGTCTGCGTGCCAGACAAAAACTATCAGAAATTCTTTAGAAAAGTAGAGGGAGCCGATACGAAGATGATCTTTTCTCCCGCGATAGACAGCGTGAAAGTGTCGGGGAACGGTTCGGGAATGAAGGTTTCCTATAGCAGTGGAGACGGGTCCGATGAATCGCTGGACGCGGACATGGTGATATTGGCTACTGCTGTCGTACCCGATCCCGAAGCCGGGACGCTGGCGGAGATGGTGGGCCTCGAGCTGGATCAGCATGGCTTTATGGCGGTGAAGGACGATGTCGCTGGTTCAGTTGAAACATCAAGAGAGGGCCTGTTCGTCGCCGGAACTGCGGAAGGACCAAAAGACGTTCAGACGGCTGTCATCCAGGCGGAAGCAGTAGTCGGCAGAGTGATGTCATATCTTGGGAAGGTGACCGGATGA
- a CDS encoding FAD-dependent oxidoreductase, whose product MKAKVGVYVCECGPNISEKIDIDRILEALPGLEEYRDIELVVKRFGLLCSGDGKTFLEDEINNNGLTHLVLGACSPRDHDKTFIAVCKKTSLNPFLYKIINIREHCAWIIPDKDQATDKAITYMRAGINRVLFQSALMEKKLDINPDVIIVGGGIAGIEASLSLAAKDRMVYLVEKDDHLGGKAVLFGGLLPRQGGGSAKIREKIESVLGNDRIKVYLESELKNVIGFLGNFEVMVAGGEGGEERELKVGAIIVATGSGMSDPSALDGLKYSEADEVITSMDAERMFAKDGKISLKSGGEPKSVALIHCVGREEKGYCSRICCNYMMKIAGYLKDQSADMRVIEFHRGLCLPDKADQGFQKETEGRGVEFKRVRELTIAGTKVNAEGMDGKSEALDFDLVILAPALEPSEGTEGMAELLGVPLSESGYYQEIHQTTNPVATSIEGVFVVGAAHSPKGITDSMLFAQASAGKILSQLIPGGKITPEIKVSEILEAYCTGCGNCLDVCVYGAIYYDEGRGISVVNEAVCRGCGNCFGSCPSGALRTKHFTNTQLYEEMREAIR is encoded by the coding sequence ATGAAAGCAAAAGTCGGAGTATATGTATGTGAATGCGGCCCGAACATCTCCGAGAAGATAGATATCGACAGGATACTGGAGGCTCTGCCCGGACTCGAGGAGTACAGGGATATCGAGCTTGTCGTGAAGAGATTCGGCCTGCTCTGTTCAGGAGATGGAAAAACATTTCTTGAAGATGAGATTAACAATAATGGACTTACTCATCTTGTTCTGGGCGCCTGTTCGCCCCGCGACCATGACAAGACCTTCATCGCGGTCTGCAAGAAGACCAGCCTCAATCCGTTCCTTTACAAGATAATCAATATCCGTGAGCACTGTGCGTGGATCATTCCGGATAAGGACCAGGCTACTGATAAGGCGATCACATACATGAGGGCTGGTATCAACAGGGTGCTGTTTCAGTCGGCTCTCATGGAGAAGAAACTCGATATCAATCCGGATGTCATCATAGTCGGCGGCGGGATAGCGGGGATCGAAGCATCTCTTTCTCTCGCGGCAAAAGATAGAATGGTCTATCTGGTCGAAAAGGATGACCATCTCGGCGGTAAGGCTGTTTTGTTCGGCGGACTTCTTCCCAGGCAGGGTGGAGGATCAGCAAAGATCAGAGAAAAGATAGAGAGTGTGCTCGGCAATGACAGGATAAAGGTATACCTCGAATCGGAACTTAAAAACGTTATCGGGTTCCTCGGCAATTTCGAAGTAATGGTAGCCGGTGGGGAAGGCGGAGAGGAAAGAGAGCTCAAGGTCGGAGCGATAATAGTCGCAACGGGCAGCGGGATGTCTGATCCATCCGCTCTCGATGGCCTGAAGTATTCGGAAGCAGATGAAGTCATCACATCCATGGACGCAGAGCGGATGTTCGCGAAAGATGGGAAGATCTCGTTGAAATCGGGTGGGGAACCAAAATCGGTTGCCCTGATCCACTGCGTAGGCAGAGAGGAAAAGGGATACTGTTCGAGGATCTGTTGCAACTATATGATGAAGATCGCTGGCTATCTGAAGGATCAGTCGGCGGATATGAGGGTCATAGAGTTTCACCGGGGGCTCTGTCTGCCGGACAAGGCTGACCAGGGATTCCAGAAAGAGACCGAAGGACGCGGGGTTGAGTTCAAGAGAGTACGGGAATTGACAATAGCAGGAACAAAAGTCAACGCTGAAGGGATGGACGGCAAGTCCGAGGCCCTCGATTTCGACCTGGTCATCCTGGCTCCTGCTCTAGAACCGTCCGAGGGAACGGAAGGTATGGCCGAGCTTCTGGGCGTTCCATTGAGCGAGTCGGGGTATTATCAGGAGATCCACCAGACTACCAACCCGGTCGCTACATCGATCGAGGGTGTATTTGTAGTTGGAGCAGCGCACAGCCCCAAGGGTATAACGGATTCGATGCTGTTCGCGCAGGCCTCGGCGGGAAAGATACTCAGTCAGCTGATTCCAGGAGGAAAGATCACACCCGAGATCAAGGTCTCCGAGATCCTCGAAGCGTATTGCACGGGATGTGGAAATTGTCTCGATGTCTGTGTTTACGGGGCGATTTATTACGATGAGGGTAGAGGCATATCCGTTGTCAACGAAGCGGTGTGCAGAGGTTGCGGAAACTGTTTCGGAAGCTGCCCGTCGGGCGCGCTCCGCACGAAACATTTTACCAATACCCAGCTATACGAAGAAATGAGAGAGGCTATACGATGA
- a CDS encoding Coenzyme F420 hydrogenase/dehydrogenase, beta subunit C-terminal domain, producing the protein MSRIDVQKASSKGLKELIAYLLESGRVSAVFSLRKDSKTGSYDLGLITEEAGMETAEPLAPVMIANAGQVLSSFAPPAEPIAVVLKPCELRAFIERAKREQGSLENILTISMTCGGVLTRDRVVSGFDSDKVGDYENHCFAGDIHPETRDTCKACEYFVPMNADITVSMAGQEDAGTRCHIYLNTDLAREMAKGFGPDPAEEDFDSSITEGLASKRAAEKERLYGAVMSGKGGLDAVIDTFGKCLGCHGCSRVCPICYCMICDFESRNFDNDMPYFEKELEQKGALRLPPDTMFFHIGRMIHMSFSCVGCGQCSDVCPADIPVASVFKKVGEQTAAIFEYVPGRDIEESIPVMVFKEEEFTEFID; encoded by the coding sequence ATGAGTAGGATAGATGTACAGAAAGCTTCCTCTAAAGGATTGAAAGAGCTAATCGCCTATCTGCTCGAGAGCGGGAGAGTCTCAGCTGTATTTTCCTTGAGAAAGGATTCGAAAACCGGCTCTTATGACCTCGGCCTGATCACTGAAGAGGCCGGGATGGAAACAGCGGAACCGCTGGCGCCGGTCATGATAGCGAACGCGGGACAGGTTCTTTCCTCCTTCGCTCCACCGGCAGAACCGATAGCCGTGGTCCTGAAGCCATGCGAACTCAGAGCCTTTATCGAAAGAGCAAAGAGGGAGCAGGGCAGCCTGGAGAATATCCTGACAATATCCATGACCTGCGGTGGAGTCCTGACGCGGGACAGGGTCGTCAGCGGATTCGACAGTGACAAGGTCGGCGATTATGAAAATCATTGTTTTGCTGGAGATATACATCCCGAGACTCGTGATACCTGCAAGGCATGTGAATATTTTGTTCCCATGAATGCCGACATAACCGTTTCTATGGCAGGCCAGGAAGATGCCGGGACCAGGTGCCATATATATCTGAACACCGATCTGGCCAGGGAAATGGCGAAGGGGTTCGGCCCGGACCCTGCCGAAGAAGATTTCGATAGCTCGATTACCGAGGGGCTGGCATCAAAAAGGGCGGCTGAAAAAGAGAGGCTTTACGGCGCGGTGATGTCGGGCAAGGGTGGGCTGGATGCCGTTATCGATACGTTCGGAAAATGTCTGGGATGTCACGGTTGCAGCAGGGTCTGTCCGATATGTTATTGCATGATCTGTGATTTCGAATCGAGAAATTTCGATAACGACATGCCGTATTTCGAAAAAGAACTGGAGCAGAAAGGGGCGCTGAGGCTTCCTCCGGATACGATGTTCTTTCATATAGGCAGGATGATCCACATGAGTTTTTCATGTGTAGGTTGCGGCCAGTGTTCCGATGTCTGTCCGGCTGATATCCCGGTGGCGTCAGTGTTCAAGAAGGTCGGCGAACAGACCGCGGCGATATTCGAATATGTGCCCGGCAGGGACATCGAGGAATCGATACCTGTGATGGTGTTCAAGGAAGAAGAGTTTACAGAATTTATTGACTGA
- a CDS encoding hydrogenase iron-sulfur subunit — MEKKFVPRITSFLCTWCSYTGADLAGTGRMQYPTAIIPIKVMCSSRVDPVFILKAYLKGSDGVFLGGCHPGDCHYEVGNYHTRRRFAIVKKVFELLGLESERLRLSWISASEGPKFARVANEFTEKIIEMGENEAKKKIFL, encoded by the coding sequence ATGGAAAAGAAATTCGTACCAAGAATAACGAGTTTTCTCTGCACATGGTGTTCGTATACCGGTGCGGATCTGGCCGGAACGGGGAGGATGCAGTACCCGACAGCGATCATACCGATCAAGGTGATGTGCTCAAGCCGCGTGGATCCTGTTTTTATCCTCAAGGCGTATCTGAAAGGTTCCGACGGAGTGTTTCTCGGTGGCTGCCATCCAGGCGATTGTCATTACGAAGTGGGAAACTACCATACACGCAGAAGATTCGCGATTGTGAAAAAGGTATTTGAATTGCTCGGCCTGGAATCGGAAAGGCTCCGGCTGTCATGGATATCGGCCTCTGAAGGCCCGAAGTTTGCCAGGGTGGCGAACGAATTCACAGAAAAGATCATTGAGATGGGTGAGAACGAAGCAAAGAAAAAGATATTTCTATAG
- a CDS encoding FAD-dependent oxidoreductase encodes MGTKRKSALVVGAGIAGIQAALDLADMGVKVHLIEDTPTIGGRMPQLDKTFPTNDCSMCILSPKMSECSRHPNITIHILSSLDSISGVPGNFTCTITERAKYVDPVKCVACGLCEEKCPVKISDDFDTGLRNRKAISRYFLQSIPAEYTIDAEKCLYLTKGVCRLCEKVCTAGAIKYDDTDKAIELKVGAVIMAAGIDPFDPIGFGHFGYKRYDNVVTSLEFERMLSASGPLGGHVVRASDGKEPKRLAFIQCVGSRDEGIKKNYCSSACCMFAIKQSIIAREHIKDLDATIFYMDIRAFGKDFDKYYDKAENQYNVKFTRSKVADILENDDGTLRLRHTLENGEIHYEEFDMVVLSIGLQAREANKVLSKDLDFKLNEFGFCRSDRFKPLQTTREGIFVCGAMNGPKDIPESVVSASGAVANAVRFLKLERQELPSGEDAIQEKDVSGDRPRVGVFVCHCGINIAGVVDVKNVAEYASTLENVEHSEDVIYACSPDGLETIKKRIEEQGLNRVVVAACTPRTHEPLFRETINEKGLNPYLFEMANIRDQCSWPHMDQPELATTKSRDLVEMGVAKARGLTPLKRLPIGIDPKALVVGGGLAGMTAALSLADAGQQVYLVEKEAELGGNMRNIFFNFGDDPQVFLKKLIKQVKRHKKIDVFTGSRIDNIAGYIGNFKTTVNGSNGGGSSTVDHGVVIVATGGEEHETEEYMSGKSTRIVSQVEFERMLKENDFPVGRLNKVVMIQCVGSREEGRMYCSRVCCTKAVKNALELKKLKAKADIYFAYRDMRTYGFREKYYTDLRDEGAVFLRYSLEQKPVVKLIDPEEPDSRAIVTVVDPILEKEVVIEADLLVLAKAIDAPKENEELAKMLKVPLNGEGMFLEAHVKLRPVDFATEGVFVCGLAHGPKDMDESLAQARAAASRALTFLNRKEILAEGTICQVQESRCSGCAYCESICAYSAIEVDPEKQIAIVNEALCKGCGACAASCRCGALDLRGFTNEQLYSVFDSLDMAITEQIGD; translated from the coding sequence ATGGGTACCAAAAGGAAATCAGCACTTGTTGTAGGCGCTGGAATAGCGGGGATTCAGGCAGCTCTTGATCTTGCGGATATGGGAGTGAAAGTACATCTCATTGAGGATACACCGACTATCGGCGGACGCATGCCGCAGCTCGATAAGACATTTCCTACAAACGACTGTTCCATGTGCATCCTTTCGCCCAAGATGAGTGAGTGTTCAAGGCATCCGAATATTACTATTCATATCCTTTCTTCTCTTGATTCGATATCGGGAGTCCCCGGTAATTTTACATGCACTATCACCGAGAGGGCGAAGTATGTCGATCCGGTCAAATGCGTGGCCTGCGGACTCTGCGAGGAAAAGTGTCCTGTCAAGATATCTGATGATTTCGACACAGGCCTGAGAAACCGCAAGGCTATCTCGAGGTATTTTCTCCAGTCCATCCCGGCCGAATATACGATCGACGCGGAGAAGTGCCTTTACCTGACAAAAGGTGTATGCAGACTTTGCGAAAAGGTCTGTACCGCCGGCGCGATAAAATACGACGATACCGACAAGGCGATCGAACTCAAAGTCGGCGCCGTCATCATGGCTGCTGGTATAGATCCCTTCGACCCGATCGGATTCGGTCATTTCGGATATAAAAGGTACGACAATGTAGTCACCTCCCTGGAGTTTGAGAGGATGCTGTCGGCTTCCGGTCCGCTGGGAGGACACGTGGTCAGGGCCTCTGACGGGAAAGAACCAAAAAGGCTCGCGTTCATCCAGTGCGTAGGGTCGAGGGACGAGGGGATAAAGAAAAATTACTGTTCATCGGCGTGTTGTATGTTCGCGATCAAACAGTCGATAATTGCCAGGGAACATATAAAAGATCTCGATGCCACGATCTTCTACATGGATATAAGGGCGTTCGGCAAGGATTTCGACAAGTACTATGATAAGGCCGAGAATCAGTACAACGTGAAATTCACAAGGTCGAAGGTCGCGGACATCCTCGAAAACGATGATGGCACGCTGAGGCTGAGGCATACGCTGGAGAACGGCGAGATCCACTACGAGGAGTTCGACATGGTCGTACTCTCGATCGGCCTTCAGGCCCGGGAAGCGAACAAGGTTCTGTCGAAAGATCTGGACTTCAAACTCAACGAATTTGGTTTCTGCCGTTCGGACAGGTTCAAACCGCTTCAGACGACTCGCGAGGGGATCTTTGTCTGCGGCGCGATGAACGGGCCGAAGGATATCCCCGAGTCGGTCGTATCGGCATCGGGAGCCGTGGCCAACGCGGTGAGGTTCCTCAAGCTTGAGAGACAGGAACTTCCCTCTGGCGAAGATGCCATACAGGAAAAAGATGTTTCAGGCGACCGGCCGCGAGTCGGCGTGTTTGTCTGCCACTGCGGGATTAATATCGCGGGTGTGGTCGACGTGAAGAACGTGGCCGAATATGCCTCGACCCTGGAAAATGTCGAGCATTCCGAAGATGTCATATATGCCTGTTCACCTGATGGCCTGGAAACGATAAAGAAAAGGATCGAGGAGCAGGGACTCAATCGGGTAGTGGTCGCGGCTTGTACGCCCAGGACTCATGAGCCTCTGTTCAGGGAGACGATCAACGAGAAGGGGCTCAACCCCTATCTCTTTGAGATGGCCAATATACGCGATCAATGTTCATGGCCCCATATGGATCAGCCAGAACTGGCCACGACAAAATCCCGCGACCTCGTTGAGATGGGTGTCGCGAAAGCAAGAGGGCTTACACCGTTGAAGAGGCTGCCGATAGGGATAGATCCGAAAGCCCTTGTCGTTGGTGGTGGTCTTGCAGGCATGACGGCGGCTCTGTCGCTTGCCGATGCCGGGCAGCAGGTATATCTGGTCGAGAAGGAAGCCGAGCTCGGCGGGAATATGAGAAATATCTTTTTCAATTTCGGCGACGACCCCCAGGTCTTCTTAAAGAAATTGATCAAGCAGGTCAAGCGGCACAAGAAGATAGACGTCTTTACTGGAAGTAGGATAGATAATATTGCTGGATACATAGGCAATTTCAAGACCACGGTGAACGGAAGTAATGGAGGGGGCTCCAGCACGGTTGATCATGGAGTCGTTATCGTAGCGACAGGCGGAGAAGAACACGAGACCGAAGAATACATGTCGGGGAAAAGCACGAGGATAGTCAGCCAGGTCGAGTTCGAGCGCATGCTCAAGGAAAACGACTTTCCTGTCGGCAGGCTGAATAAAGTCGTGATGATCCAGTGCGTAGGTTCTAGAGAGGAAGGCCGGATGTACTGCAGCAGGGTCTGTTGTACCAAGGCGGTCAAGAACGCACTCGAATTGAAAAAACTCAAGGCGAAGGCAGACATCTACTTCGCGTACAGAGATATGAGGACTTATGGGTTCAGAGAGAAATATTACACTGACCTCCGGGATGAAGGGGCAGTATTTCTCCGATATTCACTTGAACAGAAACCGGTCGTAAAGCTGATCGATCCGGAAGAACCCGATAGCAGGGCTATAGTCACTGTCGTCGATCCGATCCTCGAAAAGGAAGTCGTTATCGAAGCAGATCTACTTGTCCTGGCCAAGGCGATCGACGCGCCGAAAGAGAACGAAGAGTTGGCGAAGATGCTGAAGGTCCCCCTGAACGGGGAAGGGATGTTCCTCGAGGCCCACGTGAAGCTGCGGCCTGTTGATTTTGCTACGGAAGGCGTTTTCGTATGTGGTCTGGCTCACGGGCCGAAAGATATGGACGAATCCCTCGCCCAGGCAAGGGCAGCGGCGAGCAGGGCGCTGACCTTCCTTAACAGGAAGGAGATCCTGGCCGAGGGCACGATATGCCAGGTCCAGGAATCCCGATGCTCGGGGTGTGCCTATTGTGAATCTATATGCGCCTATTCCGCGATCGAGGTCGACCCGGAAAAGCAGATCGCCATTGTCAACGAGGCTCTCTGCAAGGGTTGTGGAGCATGCGCAGCTTCATGCCGTTGCGGGGCACTGGATTTGAGAGGGTTTACGAACGAGCAGCTGTATTCTGTTTTTGATTCACTGGATATGGCAATAACAGAACAAATTGGAGATTAA